GAGAACGTGAAGCCCACGATCAGCGCCAGGAGGGTCAGCACGGCGCTCTGCACCACGCCGTAGTCCTCGCGCTGTGAGTCGATCTCCGGCCGCAGGCGCCGGAACAGGGCCGCCCCCACCCAGGCCGCGAGCCAGAGGCCGACGAACGAGACGACGAACAGGAGCAGCGGACGATGCGCCAGCAAGACCATGGCCTAACCCCCGGTCAGATCGTAGCGCGGCGTCTTCGATGAGTGCCCGCTCATCCCGGGCTCCACCGCCCGGTGTAGACTGGGGTCTCGACGGGAGGGGATCTTTCATGAACGCGCGCCGCATCATCGCGCTCACCGGGCTGCTTCTGGCCGTCGTTCTCTGTGGTACGGCGCGTTTCGCGCGTGCCGGCTACACCAGCTACCTGAAGCTCGATGGGGTGACCGGTGAGTCGCAGCCGCCCGGCCTGCCCGATGCCACCTTGGTCCGCTCGCTCTCGCTGGGCTCGCACACGTTCTCCGAGACGCAGATCATCGACTCGACCTCGTCGTCGCTGCAGCAGGCCCTCCTCCAGGGCACGAGCACGGACGGAGAGATTGCCTTCTTCAAACAGCCGATCACGACGAGCGAGCCGTACGAGAAGATCCTGCTCCACGACATCATCGTGAGCAGCATCCAGACCGGGACGTTCAACTCGCAGCCCTCAGAGAACGTCTCGTTTCAGTTCGCCTCGCCCGCGACCTATCTGTATCTCGCGCTGCCCGGCACGGGCGGGTCGGGGTCTCCGCCGGGCCGGCCGGGCGTGATTCCGATCGACTCACTCACCATCACCGACAACGTTTTCTCGGTTCACCGGGCCGTCGACGCGACCTCGCCTGCGCTGGCCGCCGCGTTCGCGAACGGCTCCGCCTTCGCCAACGCCTCACTGCTCGTGTATACGGACATCACGGCCCAGACCCAGCCGGACTTCTCGATCGTGTTCGACCAGGCGCTCATTTCGAGCATCGTGGGCGATGACAGCGGTC
This genomic window from Myxococcota bacterium contains:
- a CDS encoding type VI secretion system tube protein Hcp, with the translated sequence MNARRIIALTGLLLAVVLCGTARFARAGYTSYLKLDGVTGESQPPGLPDATLVRSLSLGSHTFSETQIIDSTSSSLQQALLQGTSTDGEIAFFKQPITTSEPYEKILLHDIIVSSIQTGTFNSQPSENVSFQFASPATYLYLALPGTGGSGSPPGRPGVIPIDSLTITDNVFSVHRAVDATSPALAAAFANGSAFANASLLVYTDITAQTQPDFSIVFDQALISSIVGDDSGPVPGETISFSATDANVVPEPGSAALLAAGVLVAAVRRRSRPS